The Geotalea uraniireducens Rf4 genome window below encodes:
- a CDS encoding protein-glutamate methylesterase/protein-glutamine glutaminase, whose protein sequence is MKNIIRVLIVDDSAVVRQTMAEILSSDPQIQVIATAADPFIAADRIRAAIPDVITLDVEMPRMDGITFLHKIMSQHPIPVVMCSSLTDMGSETALKALEYGAVEIIQKPRMGTKQFLEESRVRICDAVKAASQARVRLVSAKPRIVAPKLTADVIMAKPNSRAMMQTTEKVVVVGASTGGTEALRAFLEVLPADSPGIVIVQHMPEGFTRAFSQRLNGICRVSVKEAENNDTVVRGRVLIAPGNHHLLLKRSGARYYVEVKDGPLVSRHRPSVDVLFRSAARYAGKNAVGVIMTGMGDDGAKGMLEMKEAGAKTIAQDEATSIVFGMPHEAIKLGGVDLVRPLDSIAREVVRLCD, encoded by the coding sequence ATGAAAAATATAATACGGGTGCTTATTGTCGATGACTCGGCTGTCGTGCGTCAGACCATGGCGGAAATCCTTTCCTCCGATCCGCAGATCCAGGTGATTGCCACGGCTGCCGATCCCTTCATTGCTGCTGACCGGATCCGGGCGGCAATCCCCGACGTCATCACCTTGGACGTGGAGATGCCGCGCATGGACGGCATCACATTTTTGCACAAGATCATGAGCCAGCACCCGATTCCCGTGGTCATGTGTTCGAGCCTTACCGACATGGGTTCCGAAACGGCGTTGAAGGCGTTGGAGTATGGGGCGGTGGAGATCATTCAGAAGCCGCGCATGGGGACCAAGCAGTTTCTTGAGGAGTCCCGGGTGCGGATCTGTGATGCGGTCAAGGCTGCCAGTCAGGCGCGGGTGAGGCTGGTGTCTGCAAAACCGCGCATTGTTGCCCCGAAGCTGACAGCGGATGTGATCATGGCAAAACCGAATTCACGGGCCATGATGCAGACTACCGAAAAAGTGGTAGTGGTAGGGGCCTCGACCGGCGGCACCGAGGCTTTGCGAGCCTTTCTCGAGGTGCTTCCCGCCGACAGCCCGGGGATCGTCATCGTTCAGCACATGCCGGAGGGCTTTACGCGGGCTTTTTCACAGCGTCTTAACGGGATCTGCCGCGTTTCGGTCAAGGAAGCGGAGAACAACGATACGGTCGTCCGCGGCCGGGTTCTGATCGCCCCCGGCAATCATCACCTCCTTCTCAAGCGGAGCGGCGCCCGTTACTACGTGGAAGTCAAGGATGGCCCCCTCGTTTCGAGGCACCGTCCTTCGGTTGATGTGCTGTTCCGCTCGGCGGCCCGCTATGCGGGCAAAAATGCGGTAGGGGTAATAATGACCGGCATGGGCGACGATGGCGCCAAGGGAATGCTTGAGATGAAGGAGGCCGGGGCGAAGACCATTGCCCAGGATGAAGCTACTTCCATTGTCTTCGGCATGCCCCATGAAGCGATAAAGCTTGGCGGGGTGGACCTTGTCCGTCCGCTGGACAGCATAGCGAGAGAGGTTGTCAGGTTGTGCGATTAG
- a CDS encoding chemotaxis protein CheD gives MTPLATELPHLYLKPGEMRICEEPTIVTTLLGSCVAVAMYNERLKIGAICHGLLPSCRNARPCDGHCLEGFRYVDCSIRRMLEVFQKRGIVQSEIDVKVFGGSDMFNVKVGARKSSSVGRQNVEKALQIVDNEGLRIIASDLGGLRGRKIYFYTHTGEVLLKRLHSSMVIHSESI, from the coding sequence ATGACGCCGCTTGCGACGGAATTGCCGCACCTCTATCTCAAGCCGGGAGAGATGCGCATCTGTGAGGAACCGACCATCGTTACGACCTTGCTCGGTTCTTGTGTGGCGGTTGCCATGTATAATGAACGGCTCAAGATCGGCGCGATCTGTCACGGTCTGCTGCCATCGTGCAGAAACGCCCGGCCGTGCGACGGCCACTGTCTGGAGGGATTCAGGTATGTGGACTGTTCCATCAGGCGCATGCTGGAGGTATTTCAGAAGCGTGGCATTGTCCAAAGTGAAATCGATGTTAAAGTCTTCGGCGGTTCCGACATGTTCAACGTTAAGGTCGGGGCGAGAAAAAGCAGCAGCGTCGGGCGGCAGAATGTTGAAAAAGCTCTCCAGATCGTCGATAACGAGGGACTCAGAATAATCGCTTCCGACCTGGGCGGCCTGCGGGGGCGCAAGATATATTTTTATACCCATACCGGAGAGGTGCTTTTGAAGCGCTTGCACAGTTCGATGGTGATTCATTCTGAATCGATTTGA
- a CDS encoding CheR family methyltransferase has protein sequence MNDACHGVERSHTLSNGDFSRLSQFIYDELGIKMPIAKKTMLEARLQKRLRSLGIESFHVYCDYLFSSQGIENEMVQMIDLVTTNKTDFFREPDHFDYLLQNVLPEWVNRHPGKKLVVWSAGCSTGEEPYTLAMVLSQFADSYPGFNYQILATDISTRVLEKAKLAVYDEERVIPVPMTLKKKYLLRSKDKSCQRVRIVPELREKVRFRRLNFMDGDFAMREPIDIIFCRNVIIYFDRPTQEKLLNHFCVHMVPGAYIFMGHSETLSGLDVPLTMVHPTVYRKLK, from the coding sequence ATGAACGATGCCTGTCATGGTGTGGAACGTTCCCACACCTTGTCTAACGGAGATTTTTCCCGTTTGAGCCAGTTCATATATGACGAACTTGGCATCAAGATGCCGATCGCTAAAAAAACCATGCTTGAAGCGCGCCTGCAAAAACGCCTGAGAAGCCTTGGAATAGAATCTTTTCATGTTTACTGCGACTATCTCTTCAGCTCACAGGGGATAGAAAATGAAATGGTGCAGATGATCGACCTGGTGACCACCAACAAGACCGACTTCTTCCGCGAACCGGATCACTTTGATTACCTGCTGCAAAATGTCTTGCCCGAATGGGTCAACAGGCATCCGGGAAAAAAGCTCGTGGTCTGGAGCGCCGGCTGTTCCACGGGCGAAGAACCGTATACCCTGGCCATGGTGCTTTCACAATTCGCGGACAGCTATCCTGGCTTCAACTATCAAATCCTTGCCACAGATATCTCCACGCGTGTGCTGGAAAAGGCCAAGCTGGCCGTTTATGATGAAGAACGGGTGATCCCCGTGCCGATGACATTGAAAAAAAAGTACCTGCTGCGCAGTAAGGACAAAAGCTGCCAAAGGGTGCGGATCGTGCCGGAGTTACGGGAAAAGGTGCGATTTCGCCGCCTGAACTTCATGGATGGCGATTTCGCCATGCGTGAACCGATCGATATCATTTTCTGTAGAAATGTGATTATTTATTTCGACAGGCCGACCCAGGAAAAACTGTTGAATCATTTTTGCGTACATATGGTGCCGGGCGCTTACATTTTTATGGGACATTCCGAAACCTTGAGCGGACTGGATGTGCCGTTGACCATGGTTCATCCGACCGTCTACAGGAAACTCAAATGA
- a CDS encoding methyl-accepting chemotaxis protein has protein sequence MKWFSNLKIGKRMTLGFGLLLVIMVVLIWEGVHSMAGIKENLNRIVTINSVRIELANDSNDQIGVIQVNMRNIIMETDASKHPEMLKKIDGARAKYDENFKKIQEMTSKDDTKSHDLFAKLKEVQDHARTLNNKVLELDAAKQDVEAIAFMKKEAAPAIDMWQELLEKLIEHNSERNKMRYEEAAKEYESARNTMIGLGAAAILIAIFTAFFLTRGIVRPLTEAVSVANKLSEGDLTVAIESNSGDETGQLLTAMGAMVAKLKEIVGEVKSAADNVASGSQELSSGSEEMSQGASEQAAAAEEASSSMEQMSSNIRQNADNAIQTEKIAVKSAGDAKEGGKAVEETVHAMKEIAGKISIIEEIARQTNLLALNAAIEAARAGEHGKGFAVVASEVRKLAERSQKAAAEISELSASSVDVAEKAGDLLTKMVPDIQRTAELVQEISAASREQDTGAEQINKAIQQLDQVIQQNAGASEEMASTAEELASQAEQLQATIAFFKVDERSAVKRTAVQSRPVAKNAAKQTGKAKVHNIAHIKKANGYDKGQVANGKAAVNAGGVGLDMENDNLDSEFEKF, from the coding sequence ATGAAATGGTTCAGTAATTTGAAGATAGGCAAGCGGATGACTCTGGGATTTGGTTTGTTGTTGGTAATTATGGTGGTGCTGATCTGGGAAGGTGTACACAGCATGGCCGGGATTAAAGAGAATCTTAACCGCATAGTAACGATCAACAGTGTCCGAATAGAACTGGCCAACGACAGTAACGATCAAATTGGTGTGATTCAAGTCAATATGAGAAACATTATCATGGAGACGGATGCATCCAAACATCCCGAGATGCTAAAAAAGATTGATGGTGCCAGAGCTAAGTATGACGAGAATTTCAAAAAAATACAGGAAATGACCAGTAAGGATGATACAAAATCACATGACTTATTTGCCAAGTTAAAGGAGGTACAGGATCATGCCCGTACCCTGAACAACAAAGTGCTGGAGCTTGATGCGGCAAAACAAGACGTCGAAGCGATTGCCTTCATGAAAAAAGAAGCGGCGCCTGCTATTGATATGTGGCAAGAGTTGCTCGAAAAGCTGATCGAGCACAACAGTGAGCGTAACAAGATGCGCTACGAAGAAGCGGCTAAAGAATATGAAAGTGCCAGAAACACGATGATCGGCCTGGGGGCTGCTGCTATTCTGATCGCCATCTTTACAGCATTTTTTCTGACCCGCGGCATCGTCCGTCCGCTCACCGAGGCGGTGAGCGTTGCCAATAAGCTGTCCGAGGGTGACCTGACCGTCGCCATCGAGTCGAACAGCGGGGATGAGACCGGCCAGTTGCTGACCGCCATGGGGGCCATGGTTGCAAAGCTGAAGGAGATCGTCGGCGAGGTGAAGAGCGCTGCGGACAATGTTGCCTCAGGCAGTCAGGAACTTTCCTCCGGTTCTGAGGAGATGTCCCAGGGGGCGAGCGAGCAGGCGGCCGCTGCCGAGGAGGCCTCTTCCAGCATGGAGCAGATGTCGTCCAACATCAGGCAGAACGCCGATAATGCCATCCAGACCGAAAAGATTGCGGTGAAGTCCGCCGGTGACGCCAAGGAAGGGGGCAAGGCCGTGGAAGAGACCGTCCATGCCATGAAGGAGATAGCAGGGAAGATCTCCATCATCGAAGAGATAGCGCGGCAGACGAACCTCCTGGCATTGAACGCAGCCATCGAGGCGGCGCGTGCCGGAGAGCACGGCAAGGGATTCGCCGTAGTGGCGAGCGAGGTGCGCAAGCTGGCCGAGAGGAGCCAGAAGGCGGCTGCCGAGATCAGCGAGCTTTCGGCATCGAGCGTTGATGTGGCTGAGAAGGCGGGCGATCTCTTGACCAAGATGGTGCCGGATATCCAGCGGACCGCCGAGCTGGTGCAGGAGATCAGCGCGGCGAGCAGGGAGCAGGATACCGGCGCAGAACAGATCAACAAGGCGATCCAGCAGCTGGATCAGGTGATCCAGCAGAACGCCGGCGCATCCGAGGAGATGGCTTCTACCGCCGAGGAGCTCGCCTCCCAGGCGGAGCAGCTCCAGGCTACTATTGCCTTCTTCAAGGTGGATGAGAGGAGCGCTGTGAAGAGGACAGCGGTTCAGTCGCGGCCAGTGGCCAAAAACGCGGCAAAGCAGACCGGCAAGGCAAAGGTGCATAATATCGCCCATATCAAGAAAGCGAACGGCTATGACAAGGGTCAGGTTGCGAACGGCAAGGCGGCGGTCAATGCCGGAGGGGTCGGCCTGGATATGGAGAATGACAACCTGGATTCCGAGTTCGAGAAGTTCTGA
- a CDS encoding chemotaxis protein CheW, giving the protein MGEITQYLTFTLDAEVFALDIGKVREVLDFSSVTKVPQMPEFMRGVINLRGNVVPVVDMRLKFGMAVTEKTVNTCIIIVEVAIDGEITILGAMADSVQEVLDLEPEQIEPAPRIGTKLNTDFILGMGKRDERFIMILDVDKVFSMADLAAVYGEQPSMAVNG; this is encoded by the coding sequence ATGGGAGAAATAACGCAGTATCTGACCTTTACCCTTGATGCGGAGGTGTTTGCCCTGGATATTGGCAAGGTCAGGGAGGTCCTGGACTTCTCCAGCGTAACCAAGGTGCCGCAGATGCCGGAGTTTATGCGCGGGGTGATAAACCTGCGCGGCAATGTGGTGCCGGTGGTAGACATGCGCCTTAAATTCGGCATGGCCGTCACGGAAAAAACGGTGAATACCTGCATCATCATCGTGGAGGTCGCTATCGACGGGGAGATTACGATACTGGGCGCCATGGCGGATTCGGTCCAGGAGGTGCTGGATCTTGAGCCGGAACAGATAGAGCCTGCGCCGCGGATCGGCACAAAGCTCAATACGGATTTTATACTGGGGATGGGAAAGCGCGACGAGCGGTTTATTATGATCCTCGACGTGGACAAGGTTTTTTCCATGGCTGATCTGGCGGCGGTGTATGGGGAACAACCCTCAATGGCCGTTAACGGGTGA
- a CDS encoding response regulator, translating to MWSNILVLMVEDNPDDEFLTLRELKKCGIEGVLVARDGADAIDCLFCAGNHAERDKAMMPRLILLDLKLPKLNGLEVLQSIRDDERMRDIPVIITSSSQEPSDIESCRRLGVEFFLNKPLDGRKLIEIMNDMGI from the coding sequence ATGTGGTCGAACATCCTTGTCTTAATGGTTGAGGACAATCCTGATGACGAATTTCTGACGCTGAGAGAGTTGAAGAAATGCGGCATTGAAGGGGTCTTGGTCGCCCGCGACGGGGCGGATGCAATCGATTGTCTGTTCTGTGCCGGCAACCATGCGGAACGCGACAAAGCCATGATGCCGCGGTTAATCCTGCTAGATCTGAAACTTCCCAAGTTGAATGGCCTGGAAGTGCTCCAATCCATCCGGGATGATGAGCGAATGAGGGACATCCCGGTCATCATCACCAGTTCCTCCCAAGAGCCGTCAGACATCGAAAGCTGCCGGAGACTGGGGGTGGAGTTTTTCCTGAACAAGCCGCTTGACGGCAGGAAACTTATTGAGATTATGAATGATATGGGGATATAG
- a CDS encoding sensor histidine kinase: protein MANDSTRKKTSCATLERYAWPLVAAWTILPAVFLVGSVVRETNHMAPITVVGHREILFNSLGYVILWMVGVGGICLVGRRLVRCERERTAAEEALLQSREDLESKVKERTAELEKANVRLKCEVVERMRAEEALRESEMKYRIVADNTYGWEFWLNPEGRFIYTSPACLDITGYSADDFAADPDLFYRIIHSDDRSSFRSHRHEVEQKFKSDVAAFRIIRPDGSCRWIGHVCRPVFDNNGNFIGIRGSNRDISERKQAEVEIWKLNEELEQRVLKRTAQLEASNRELEGFCYAISHDLRAPLNRLEGYSRAILEDCSELLDAQGRFYAERIEQGSLQLKRVIDVLLELSRLTRSELTVQDVNLSEIARSIIQELKEMHPDRVVEFVAAPDVMVKGDVAMLTIALKNLLDNAWKYTAKHSTAGIEFGITEHKRRRVCYVRDDGVGFDMKFAKKLFKPFESIHCPGEFPGNGIGLATVQRVIQRHGGRIWAEGAIEKGATFYFSL from the coding sequence ATGGCAAATGATTCCACCAGAAAAAAAACTAGCTGCGCCACTTTGGAACGGTATGCCTGGCCACTGGTTGCTGCATGGACAATATTGCCGGCCGTATTTCTCGTCGGGAGCGTGGTCCGTGAAACAAACCACATGGCGCCGATCACAGTTGTCGGGCATCGGGAGATTCTTTTCAACAGCCTGGGATATGTCATCCTCTGGATGGTGGGGGTAGGCGGCATTTGTCTGGTGGGCAGACGGCTGGTGCGGTGCGAGCGGGAGCGAACAGCCGCAGAGGAGGCGTTGTTACAATCCCGGGAAGATCTGGAATCAAAGGTTAAAGAGAGGACTGCTGAACTGGAAAAGGCAAATGTAAGGCTTAAATGTGAAGTCGTGGAGCGCATGCGGGCAGAAGAAGCGCTACGTGAATCGGAGATGAAATACCGCATAGTCGCTGATAACACCTATGGATGGGAATTCTGGTTAAACCCGGAGGGTCGCTTTATATACACGTCGCCGGCATGCCTGGATATCACCGGATATAGTGCGGATGATTTTGCGGCAGACCCTGATCTATTTTATCGAATTATCCATTCGGATGACCGATCGAGTTTTCGAAGCCATCGGCATGAAGTTGAGCAAAAATTCAAAAGCGATGTGGCCGCGTTTCGCATTATCCGTCCGGATGGAAGTTGCAGATGGATTGGGCATGTCTGCCGGCCGGTTTTCGACAACAATGGCAATTTTATCGGTATTCGCGGCAGCAACCGCGATATCAGCGAACGTAAACAGGCCGAAGTGGAAATATGGAAATTGAACGAGGAGCTGGAACAGCGCGTCCTTAAACGCACCGCACAACTGGAGGCATCCAACAGGGAGTTGGAAGGTTTTTGCTATGCGATCTCCCACGACCTGCGCGCCCCGCTCAACCGCCTTGAAGGTTACAGCCGGGCCATATTGGAAGACTGCTCAGAGCTGCTTGACGCGCAAGGCCGGTTTTACGCCGAACGTATAGAACAGGGAAGCCTGCAGTTGAAAAGGGTGATCGATGTCCTTCTCGAACTGAGCAGGCTGACACGGAGCGAGCTGACTGTGCAGGATGTGAATCTGAGTGAGATTGCCCGTTCAATAATTCAAGAGCTGAAGGAGATGCATCCCGACCGTGTCGTTGAATTCGTTGCAGCCCCTGATGTCATGGTGAAAGGCGATGTCGCGATGTTAACGATTGCATTGAAAAACCTTCTCGACAATGCCTGGAAGTATACGGCGAAACATTCGACGGCAGGGATAGAATTCGGCATTACCGAGCATAAACGACGCAGGGTCTGTTATGTCCGTGATGACGGGGTAGGTTTTGATATGAAATTTGCCAAGAAGCTGTTCAAGCCGTTCGAGAGCATCCATTGCCCCGGCGAGTTTCCCGGCAACGGTATCGGTCTTGCGACCGTGCAGAGGGTCATTCAGCGCCATGGCGGCCGAATTTGGGCGGAAGGGGCGATAGAAAAGGGCGCAACCTTTTATTTTTCACTCTAA
- a CDS encoding methyl-accepting chemotaxis protein yields MLSQAAMEGRLNTRADADKHRGAYRDIVQGVNDTIARLVGFLDSMPSPAMIVDNDFTVLYMNELGAKVGGKVPAQVAGTKCYDHFKTSDCKTQNCACYQAISGGREATSEADAHPAVGLDLDISYTGVPIKDGSGKVIGAFEVVTDLTAVKKAARLASKIADYQENETTKLVAGLGRLAKGDVNFTLATEPCDNDTKEVKQTFEAIAAAVNSSVQATRSISEAAKLIANGDLTVEIKERSAEDELMLALHAMVKKLNDVVSEVKSAADNVAAGSQELSSSSEQMSQGASEQAAAAEEASSSMEQMSSNIKQTADNALQTEKIAVKSAIDAQEGGKAVVQTVAAMKEIAGKISIIEEIARQTNLLALNAAIEAARAGEHGKGFAVVASEVRKLAERSQKAAAEISELSSTSVEIAEKAGEMLTRMVPDIQKTAELVQEISAGSKEQDAGAEQINKAIQQLDQVIQQNAGASEEMASTAEELASQAEQLQCSIAFFKIGEESVGRKTAVVKKDDRKPAVKSKVKDTMKHAMANGYAKKAVGHDLDMNEDSEQLDNEYEKF; encoded by the coding sequence ATGCTTTCCCAGGCGGCAATGGAGGGGCGGTTGAACACCCGCGCCGACGCTGACAAGCACCGGGGAGCGTATCGCGACATAGTCCAGGGGGTTAACGATACGATAGCCAGGCTGGTCGGGTTCCTGGACAGCATGCCCAGTCCGGCCATGATCGTCGATAACGATTTCACGGTTCTCTACATGAACGAACTGGGGGCAAAGGTCGGGGGGAAGGTGCCGGCCCAGGTGGCCGGGACGAAATGCTACGACCACTTCAAGACAAGCGACTGTAAGACCCAGAACTGTGCCTGCTACCAGGCCATCTCCGGCGGCCGTGAGGCAACGAGCGAGGCTGATGCCCATCCCGCGGTTGGGCTTGATCTTGACATCTCATATACCGGCGTGCCGATCAAGGACGGGAGCGGCAAGGTGATCGGCGCCTTCGAGGTGGTGACGGACCTGACCGCGGTGAAGAAGGCGGCCCGGTTGGCCAGTAAAATTGCCGACTACCAGGAGAATGAAACCACCAAACTCGTGGCTGGTTTGGGGCGGCTGGCGAAAGGTGATGTCAACTTTACCCTCGCAACCGAGCCTTGCGACAATGATACCAAGGAAGTCAAACAGACCTTCGAGGCAATAGCCGCTGCTGTCAATAGCTCTGTTCAGGCGACCCGGAGTATCTCTGAGGCAGCTAAACTGATTGCCAACGGCGACCTTACGGTTGAGATAAAGGAACGTTCTGCAGAAGACGAGCTGATGCTTGCCTTGCATGCCATGGTTAAAAAGCTGAACGACGTGGTCAGCGAGGTAAAATCGGCTGCCGACAATGTGGCTGCCGGGAGCCAGGAACTTTCCTCCAGCTCCGAACAGATGTCCCAAGGGGCGAGTGAGCAGGCGGCGGCAGCCGAAGAGGCATCTTCCTCCATGGAGCAGATGTCGTCCAATATCAAACAGACCGCCGACAACGCGTTACAGACGGAAAAGATTGCCGTCAAATCCGCTATCGACGCCCAGGAAGGTGGGAAGGCAGTGGTCCAGACGGTGGCTGCCATGAAGGAGATTGCCGGCAAGATCTCCATCATCGAAGAGATCGCCCGGCAGACCAACCTCCTCGCCCTGAACGCGGCCATAGAGGCGGCACGGGCCGGCGAGCACGGCAAAGGGTTTGCGGTGGTGGCAAGCGAGGTGCGGAAGCTTGCCGAACGGAGCCAGAAGGCGGCCGCGGAAATCTCCGAACTCTCTTCCACCAGCGTGGAGATAGCGGAGAAGGCTGGCGAGATGCTGACCAGGATGGTCCCCGACATCCAGAAAACCGCTGAACTGGTGCAGGAGATCAGCGCCGGCAGCAAGGAGCAGGATGCCGGCGCCGAGCAGATCAACAAGGCAATCCAGCAACTGGATCAGGTGATCCAGCAGAATGCCGGCGCCTCCGAGGAAATGGCATCCACCGCAGAAGAGCTCGCTTCGCAGGCCGAACAGTTGCAGTGCAGCATCGCCTTCTTCAAAATCGGAGAAGAATCGGTCGGGAGAAAAACAGCGGTTGTGAAGAAAGACGACCGCAAACCCGCCGTCAAGTCAAAGGTAAAAGACACCATGAAGCACGCCATGGCGAACGGCTATGCGAAAAAGGCGGTCGGTCATGACCTGGACATGAACGAGGACAGTGAGCAATTGGATAACGAGTATGAGAAATTCTAA
- a CDS encoding chemotaxis protein CheW, whose amino-acid sequence MSVAGITETTQYLTFELDKEIFALDVAKVREILDSPTVTKVPQTPEYMRGVINLRGSVVPVIDLRLKFGMAETEKTVNTCIIVVEIAVEGELIILGALADSVQEVIDLEPEQIEPAPRIGTKLNTDFILGMGKHNEQFIMILDIDKVFSAMELTVVAGDDKQRCSAQAA is encoded by the coding sequence ATGAGCGTAGCGGGCATAACGGAAACAACCCAATACCTGACCTTCGAGCTTGATAAGGAGATCTTCGCACTGGATGTGGCAAAGGTGCGGGAAATACTGGACTCACCCACCGTCACCAAGGTGCCGCAGACCCCGGAGTATATGCGGGGGGTGATCAACCTGCGCGGCAGCGTGGTGCCGGTCATTGACCTGCGGTTGAAGTTCGGCATGGCAGAGACCGAAAAGACGGTGAATACCTGTATTATCGTCGTGGAGATCGCGGTCGAAGGTGAGCTTATCATCCTGGGGGCTCTCGCCGACTCGGTGCAGGAAGTGATCGACCTGGAGCCGGAGCAGATCGAGCCGGCGCCCCGTATCGGCACAAAACTCAACACCGACTTTATCCTGGGGATGGGCAAACATAATGAACAGTTCATTATGATCCTCGATATCGACAAGGTCTTTTCTGCGATGGAGCTGACCGTGGTGGCCGGTGACGATAAGCAGCGATGCAGTGCACAAGCAGCATAA